The following proteins are encoded in a genomic region of Sebastes fasciatus isolate fSebFas1 chromosome 14, fSebFas1.pri, whole genome shotgun sequence:
- the hnrnpa3 gene encoding heterogeneous nuclear ribonucleoprotein A3 isoform X2, whose product MEDREAKEPEQLRKLFIGGLSFETTEESLRAHFEQWGTLTDCVVMRDPNSKRSRGFGFVTYAAVEEVDEAMKARPHKVDGRVVEPKRAVSREDSNKPGAHLTVKKIFVGGIKEDTEEYHIREHFEKYGKIECIDIMEERSTGKKRGFCFVSFDDHDTVDKIVAQKFHTINYHNCEVRKALSKQEMSAMSTNRGRSGESGNFMGRGSNFGGGGNFGRGGYSGGRGGYGDDFDNGPGGNFGGGPGYGGGRGGYGGGGGGGGGGGPGYGNQGGGFGGSCDGGYGGYGGGGNYNDFGNYGGQQSNYGPMKGNNFGGRNSGGGGGGGPYGGGYGSGGGGGGGSGGGGGGSGGGGYGSRRY is encoded by the exons ATGGAG gACCGTGAAGCTAAAGAGCCCGAGCAGCTCAGAAAGCTGTTTATTGGAGGTCTGAGCTTTGAAACCACGGAGGAGAGTTTACGGGCCCATTTTGAACAATGGGGGACTCTCACGGACTGTGTG GTAATGAGGGACCCCAACAGCAAGCGATCAAGAGGTTTTGGCTTTGTGACATACGCCGCTGTAGAGGAGGTGGACGAAGCCATGAAAGCAAGGCCTCATAAAGTAGATGGACGAGTTGTTGAACCCAAGAGGGCCGTGTCCAGAGAG GACTCCAACAAACCAGGCGCCCATCTGACGGTGAAGAAGATCTTTGTCGGTGGCATCAAGGAGGACACTGAGGAGTATCACATTCGGGAGCATTTTGAGAAATATGGAAAGATTGAATGCATTGACATCATGGAGGAACGCTCCACTGGGAAGAAGAGAGGATTCTGCTTTGTCTCCTTTGATGACCACGACACTGTAGACAAAATTGTCG CCCAGAAATTCCACACAATCAACTACCACAATTGTGAGGTCAGAAAAGCTCTCTCAAAACAGGAAATGAGTGCCATGTCCACTAACAGGG GCAGGAGTGGAGAATCTGGAAACTTCATGGGGAGAGGTAGTAATTTTGGAGGTGGTGGCAACTTCGGTCGAG GTGGCTATAGTGGAGGACGAGGAGGTTATGGCGATGATTTTGACAATG GTCCAGGAGGAAATTTTGGAGGAGGACCAGGTTATGGAGGGGGCCGAGGGGGCtatggaggtggtggtggtggtggtggtggtggtggtccaGGGTATGGCAACCAGGGTGGTGGATTTGGTGGCAGCTGCGATGGAGGCTATGGAG GATATGGAGGAGGTGGAAATTACAACGACTTTGGAAATTATGGTGGACAGCAGTCCAACTATGGGCCCATGAAGGGAAACAACTTTGGTGGGAGAAACtcgggtggaggtggaggtggaggaccCTATGGCG GTGGCTACGgctctggtggtggtggtgggggtggcagcggcggaggaggaggaggcagcggCGGAGGTGGCTATGGCTCACGGCGCTATTAA
- the hnrnpa3 gene encoding heterogeneous nuclear ribonucleoprotein A3 isoform X3 — translation MEDREAKEPEQLRKLFIGGLSFETTEESLRAHFEQWGTLTDCVVMRDPNSKRSRGFGFVTYAAVEEVDEAMKARPHKVDGRVVEPKRAVSREDSNKPGAHLTVKKIFVGGIKEDTEEYHIREHFEKYGKIECIDIMEERSTGKKRGFCFVSFDDHDTVDKIVAQKFHTINYHNCEVRKALSKQEMSAMSTNRGRSGESGNFMGRGSNFGGGGNFGRGGYSGGRGGYGDDFDNGYGGGGNYNDFGNYGGQQSNYGPMKGNNFGGRNSGGGGGGGPYGGGYGSGGGGGGGSGGGGGGSGGGGYGSRRY, via the exons ATGGAG gACCGTGAAGCTAAAGAGCCCGAGCAGCTCAGAAAGCTGTTTATTGGAGGTCTGAGCTTTGAAACCACGGAGGAGAGTTTACGGGCCCATTTTGAACAATGGGGGACTCTCACGGACTGTGTG GTAATGAGGGACCCCAACAGCAAGCGATCAAGAGGTTTTGGCTTTGTGACATACGCCGCTGTAGAGGAGGTGGACGAAGCCATGAAAGCAAGGCCTCATAAAGTAGATGGACGAGTTGTTGAACCCAAGAGGGCCGTGTCCAGAGAG GACTCCAACAAACCAGGCGCCCATCTGACGGTGAAGAAGATCTTTGTCGGTGGCATCAAGGAGGACACTGAGGAGTATCACATTCGGGAGCATTTTGAGAAATATGGAAAGATTGAATGCATTGACATCATGGAGGAACGCTCCACTGGGAAGAAGAGAGGATTCTGCTTTGTCTCCTTTGATGACCACGACACTGTAGACAAAATTGTCG CCCAGAAATTCCACACAATCAACTACCACAATTGTGAGGTCAGAAAAGCTCTCTCAAAACAGGAAATGAGTGCCATGTCCACTAACAGGG GCAGGAGTGGAGAATCTGGAAACTTCATGGGGAGAGGTAGTAATTTTGGAGGTGGTGGCAACTTCGGTCGAG GTGGCTATAGTGGAGGACGAGGAGGTTATGGCGATGATTTTGACAATG GATATGGAGGAGGTGGAAATTACAACGACTTTGGAAATTATGGTGGACAGCAGTCCAACTATGGGCCCATGAAGGGAAACAACTTTGGTGGGAGAAACtcgggtggaggtggaggtggaggaccCTATGGCG GTGGCTACGgctctggtggtggtggtgggggtggcagcggcggaggaggaggaggcagcggCGGAGGTGGCTATGGCTCACGGCGCTATTAA
- the hnrnpa3 gene encoding heterogeneous nuclear ribonucleoprotein A3 isoform X1, with product MEDREAKEPEQLRKLFIGGLSFETTEESLRAHFEQWGTLTDCVVMRDPNSKRSRGFGFVTYAAVEEVDEAMKARPHKVDGRVVEPKRAVSREDSNKPGAHLTVKKIFVGGIKEDTEEYHIREHFEKYGKIECIDIMEERSTGKKRGFCFVSFDDHDTVDKIVAQKFHTINYHNCEVRKALSKQEMSAMSTNRGRSGESGNFMGRGSNFGGGGNFGRGGYSGGRGGYGDDFDNGPGGNFGGGPGYGGGRGGYGGGGGGGGGGGPGYGNQGGGFGGSCDGGYGGNDGGYGGGGNYNDFGNYGGQQSNYGPMKGNNFGGRNSGGGGGGGPYGGGYGSGGGGGGGSGGGGGGSGGGGYGSRRY from the exons ATGGAG gACCGTGAAGCTAAAGAGCCCGAGCAGCTCAGAAAGCTGTTTATTGGAGGTCTGAGCTTTGAAACCACGGAGGAGAGTTTACGGGCCCATTTTGAACAATGGGGGACTCTCACGGACTGTGTG GTAATGAGGGACCCCAACAGCAAGCGATCAAGAGGTTTTGGCTTTGTGACATACGCCGCTGTAGAGGAGGTGGACGAAGCCATGAAAGCAAGGCCTCATAAAGTAGATGGACGAGTTGTTGAACCCAAGAGGGCCGTGTCCAGAGAG GACTCCAACAAACCAGGCGCCCATCTGACGGTGAAGAAGATCTTTGTCGGTGGCATCAAGGAGGACACTGAGGAGTATCACATTCGGGAGCATTTTGAGAAATATGGAAAGATTGAATGCATTGACATCATGGAGGAACGCTCCACTGGGAAGAAGAGAGGATTCTGCTTTGTCTCCTTTGATGACCACGACACTGTAGACAAAATTGTCG CCCAGAAATTCCACACAATCAACTACCACAATTGTGAGGTCAGAAAAGCTCTCTCAAAACAGGAAATGAGTGCCATGTCCACTAACAGGG GCAGGAGTGGAGAATCTGGAAACTTCATGGGGAGAGGTAGTAATTTTGGAGGTGGTGGCAACTTCGGTCGAG GTGGCTATAGTGGAGGACGAGGAGGTTATGGCGATGATTTTGACAATG GTCCAGGAGGAAATTTTGGAGGAGGACCAGGTTATGGAGGGGGCCGAGGGGGCtatggaggtggtggtggtggtggtggtggtggtggtccaGGGTATGGCAACCAGGGTGGTGGATTTGGTGGCAGCTGCGATGGAGGCTATGGAGGTAACGACGGAG GATATGGAGGAGGTGGAAATTACAACGACTTTGGAAATTATGGTGGACAGCAGTCCAACTATGGGCCCATGAAGGGAAACAACTTTGGTGGGAGAAACtcgggtggaggtggaggtggaggaccCTATGGCG GTGGCTACGgctctggtggtggtggtgggggtggcagcggcggaggaggaggaggcagcggCGGAGGTGGCTATGGCTCACGGCGCTATTAA